The following are from one region of the Prochlorococcus marinus str. SB genome:
- a CDS encoding Rne/Rng family ribonuclease, whose protein sequence is MSQQIIIAEQARIAALLTDDRVDELIVAQGQYQIGDIFLGTVENVLPGIDAAFINIGESEKNGFIHVSDLGPLRLKKGTFGITELLEPKQKVLVQVIKEPTGSKGPRLTGSISIPGKYLILQPYGQGVNISRKINTETERSRLKALGVLIKPPSTGLLFRTEAEKIKEELLIEDLEQLIQQWENILKVSEASNPPNLIKRDDDFSLKILRDYIKESTKSIIIDSKFSVARAKDFLVNYESDIDIEFHDNNLNQHIFEKYEIKKTIQKALQPRVDLPSGGYIIIEPTEALTVIDVNSGSFTRSANSRQTVLWTNCEAAVEISRQMKLRNIGGVIVIDFIDMESRRDQFQLLEHFTSAIKDDSARPQIAQLTELGLVELTRKRQGQNIYELFGKKCSACDGTGHLENILNHEISNLKIKNFENKSNQSNNLKSSDTDTYQSTDEQEKIIDKELINSKDLSKENSSNKKEKENDNSNLSNSKEKNIITVDLTNEEKIVFSQLGINPLVKLGKDYLTSNNFVRLKESNKEKEKTLDNKKTKAKQIKKISKSGEENIQIKIEANANSKDKLTNKTNENNEVTLTDKKDEIELTDELKNARKRRRRSSASIE, encoded by the coding sequence ATGTCTCAGCAAATTATCATCGCAGAGCAGGCTCGAATAGCAGCACTACTTACAGATGATCGAGTTGATGAATTAATCGTCGCACAAGGTCAATATCAAATTGGCGATATTTTTTTAGGAACAGTTGAAAATGTTCTCCCTGGCATTGATGCCGCTTTCATAAACATTGGTGAAAGTGAAAAAAATGGATTCATCCATGTTTCAGATTTAGGTCCACTAAGACTCAAAAAAGGAACTTTTGGAATAACTGAATTACTAGAACCAAAACAAAAAGTTCTAGTTCAGGTAATAAAGGAACCCACAGGATCTAAAGGTCCCAGACTAACCGGAAGTATTTCAATTCCAGGAAAATATTTAATATTACAGCCATATGGCCAAGGAGTAAATATTTCAAGAAAAATAAATACAGAAACAGAACGAAGCCGTTTGAAAGCTCTTGGGGTTTTAATAAAACCACCCAGCACAGGCTTGTTATTTAGAACAGAGGCTGAAAAAATAAAAGAAGAACTTTTAATTGAAGATTTAGAACAATTAATTCAACAATGGGAAAATATACTAAAAGTTTCTGAAGCTTCTAATCCACCAAATTTGATAAAAAGAGATGATGATTTTTCCCTTAAGATCTTAAGAGATTATATTAAAGAATCAACTAAAAGCATAATTATTGATAGTAAGTTTTCAGTTGCAAGGGCAAAAGATTTTTTAGTAAATTATGAATCTGATATAGATATCGAATTCCACGATAACAATTTAAACCAACATATTTTCGAGAAGTACGAAATAAAGAAAACAATTCAAAAAGCTCTCCAGCCGAGAGTAGACCTTCCTTCGGGAGGGTATATCATTATCGAACCTACTGAAGCTTTAACAGTAATCGACGTAAACTCAGGATCATTCACAAGATCCGCAAATTCAAGACAAACCGTTTTGTGGACAAACTGCGAAGCCGCAGTTGAAATCTCAAGGCAAATGAAATTAAGAAATATTGGTGGAGTTATAGTAATAGATTTTATCGATATGGAATCTAGAAGAGATCAATTTCAGTTACTTGAACATTTTACCTCAGCAATAAAAGATGATTCTGCTAGGCCTCAAATAGCTCAGCTTACTGAATTAGGCTTAGTAGAGTTAACCAGAAAAAGACAAGGTCAAAATATATATGAATTATTCGGTAAAAAATGCTCTGCATGCGATGGTACCGGACATTTAGAAAATATATTAAATCACGAAATTTCTAACTTAAAAATTAAAAATTTTGAAAATAAATCTAATCAATCAAACAATCTAAAATCTTCAGATACAGATACTTATCAATCAACTGATGAGCAGGAAAAAATAATTGACAAGGAATTAATTAACTCCAAAGATCTAAGTAAAGAGAATTCATCTAATAAAAAAGAAAAAGAAAATGATAATTCCAACCTGTCAAATTCAAAAGAAAAAAATATAATCACAGTTGATCTTACAAATGAAGAAAAAATTGTATTCAGTCAATTAGGTATTAATCCACTTGTAAAGTTGGGGAAAGATTATCTTACCAGCAATAATTTTGTGCGATTAAAAGAAAGTAATAAAGAAAAGGAAAAAACCTTAGATAATAAAAAAACAAAAGCAAAACAAATTAAAAAAATCTCAAAATCGGGAGAAGAAAATATTCAAATTAAAATTGAAGCAAATGCAAATTCTAAGGATAAATTAACAAATAAAACTAATGAAAATAATGAAGTTACATTAACAGACAAAAAGGATGAAATTGAACTTACAGATGAGCTAAAAAATGCAAGAAAAAGAAGAAGAAGATCTTCAGCAAGCATTGAATAA
- a CDS encoding LL-diaminopimelate aminotransferase — protein MVQVNENYLKLKAGYLFPEIAKRVKIYSQSNKNAEIIKLGIGDVTEPLPRACIEAMGKALDEMGTTDGFRGYGPEQGYSWLREKISEHDFISRGCQITPEEIFVSDGSKCDSSNILDILGKDNSIAVTDPVYPVYVDSNVMTGRTGDSLENGTYQGLTYLAINEGNNFLPELPEKKVDILYLCFPNNPTGATISKADLKKWVDYALQNKSLILFDAAYEAFIQDNDIPHSIYEIDGAKDCAIEFRSFSKNAGFTGVRCAFTVIPKNLKGLSSINEEIELWPLWNRRQSTKFNGVSYVVQKGAEAVYSLEGKKQVRGLIDFYMENAKIMKNKLQNSGYKVYGGDNAPYIWIKVPDQMTSWDFFDFLLQKVSVVGTPGSGFGLAGEGYFRLSAFNSRSNVLDAMERIINI, from the coding sequence GTGGTTCAAGTAAACGAAAATTATTTAAAACTCAAAGCAGGCTATTTATTCCCTGAAATTGCTAAGAGGGTAAAAATATATTCGCAATCAAATAAGAATGCTGAAATTATTAAGCTTGGCATTGGAGATGTTACAGAACCATTACCTAGAGCATGTATTGAGGCTATGGGTAAAGCTTTAGATGAAATGGGAACAACGGATGGTTTTAGAGGTTATGGACCAGAACAAGGTTATTCTTGGCTCAGAGAAAAAATATCTGAGCATGATTTTATTTCGAGAGGCTGTCAAATTACACCTGAAGAAATCTTTGTTTCAGATGGTTCTAAATGCGATAGTAGCAATATTTTAGATATTCTTGGCAAAGATAATTCAATTGCTGTAACAGATCCTGTTTACCCAGTTTATGTAGATAGTAACGTTATGACAGGGAGAACTGGTGATTCTCTTGAAAATGGTACTTATCAAGGATTGACATATCTTGCAATAAACGAGGGGAATAACTTTCTGCCAGAACTACCAGAAAAAAAAGTTGATATTTTATATCTTTGTTTCCCAAATAACCCGACTGGGGCGACGATTAGTAAAGCAGACTTGAAAAAGTGGGTTGACTATGCTCTACAAAACAAATCCCTAATACTTTTTGATGCAGCTTATGAAGCATTTATTCAAGATAATGATATTCCACATTCAATATATGAGATTGATGGAGCAAAGGATTGTGCTATCGAATTTAGATCTTTTTCAAAGAATGCAGGATTCACTGGAGTTAGATGTGCTTTTACAGTAATACCTAAAAATCTCAAAGGTTTGAGCTCAATAAATGAGGAAATAGAGTTATGGCCTCTTTGGAATAGGCGACAATCTACAAAGTTCAATGGAGTAAGTTATGTTGTTCAGAAAGGTGCAGAGGCTGTTTATTCTCTTGAAGGGAAGAAACAGGTGAGAGGCTTAATTGATTTTTATATGGAAAATGCAAAAATAATGAAAAATAAACTTCAGAATTCAGGATATAAAGTTTATGGTGGGGATAATGCTCCTTATATTTGGATTAAAGTTCCAGATCAAATGACATCTTGGGACTTTTTTGATTTCCTTCTCCAAAAAGTTAGTGTAGTGGGAACACCTGGGAGCGGATTTGGATTAGCAGGAGAGGGTTATTTTCGCTTGTCAGCATTTAACTCACGATCAAACGTCCTTGATGCAATGGAAAGAATAATTAATATATAA
- the clpS gene encoding ATP-dependent Clp protease adapter ClpS, producing the protein MASIKLEQSVNNNSAVIEKEPVELKNKSPKYKVLLHNDPVNSMEYVTISLREVVPQLSEQDATAIMLEAHNTGVGLVIVCDLEPAEFYSESLKSKGISSSIEKED; encoded by the coding sequence ATGGCATCTATAAAGTTAGAACAAAGTGTAAACAATAATTCAGCGGTTATTGAAAAGGAACCTGTTGAATTAAAAAATAAATCTCCAAAATATAAGGTTTTACTTCATAATGACCCAGTTAATTCTATGGAGTATGTCACTATTTCATTAAGAGAAGTTGTACCGCAATTAAGTGAACAAGATGCTACTGCCATAATGCTTGAAGCACACAATACGGGGGTGGGTTTAGTAATTGTTTGTGATTTAGAGCCCGCAGAATTCTACTCAGAATCATTAAAATCTAAAGGAATTTCTAGTTCAATTGAGAAAGAGGATTAA
- a CDS encoding photosystem II high light acclimation radical SAM protein codes for MNFNLKFEKLNKKIYQREHYGKILTVRLPCNPIFPIGPIYLADHIHKCFPNLEQQFIDLAIIPSNKVSKYLARKIDYFRPHLIIFSWRDIQIYAPVDGRSGNPLQNSFEVFYSKNILKKIRGSWGGLKLIASHYGEIYRNTSLVKMGLKRAKKYNKNVKVILGGGAVSVFYEQLGNLLPKGTVISVGEGENLIEKIIRGDSIEEERCYIAGQKPRNKLIHEQPSGIVKTACNYKYIKSIWPEFDWYIESGDYYVGVQTKRGCPHNCCFCVYTVVEGKKVRVNPVKEVIEEMKQLYDIGVRGFWFTDAQFIPAKKHIQDAKTLLQAIKDQGWDDINWAAYIRADNIDAELAQLMVDTGMSYFEIGITSGSQELVKKMRLAYNLETVLNNCRMLVKSGFKNHVSVNYSFNVFDETPSTIRQTIAYHRELENIFGKGLVDPAIFFIGLQPHTLLEKYALEHKILKPNYNPMSMMPWTARKLLWNPGSLGKKLGQVCLEAFDNPDDEFGKTVIDILEREYGKCSLKESLKVRPLSERKLAHSKK; via the coding sequence ATGAATTTTAATTTGAAGTTCGAAAAATTAAATAAAAAAATTTACCAAAGAGAGCACTATGGAAAAATACTAACTGTAAGATTGCCATGTAATCCAATATTTCCAATTGGACCTATTTATTTAGCAGACCATATTCATAAATGTTTTCCAAATTTAGAGCAGCAATTCATTGATCTGGCGATTATTCCATCTAATAAAGTTTCCAAATATTTAGCTCGAAAAATTGATTATTTTAGACCACATCTCATCATTTTTTCATGGAGAGATATACAAATTTATGCACCTGTAGATGGTAGAAGTGGAAATCCCCTACAAAACTCTTTTGAAGTTTTCTACTCAAAAAATATCCTTAAAAAAATTAGAGGTTCTTGGGGAGGATTAAAATTAATTGCATCTCATTATGGAGAAATATACAGAAATACCTCTTTAGTCAAGATGGGACTAAAAAGAGCAAAAAAATACAATAAAAATGTAAAAGTAATTTTAGGAGGTGGGGCTGTTAGTGTCTTCTATGAACAATTGGGAAATCTTCTCCCAAAGGGAACTGTAATTTCAGTTGGAGAGGGAGAAAATCTCATAGAAAAAATCATTAGAGGAGATTCAATAGAGGAAGAAAGATGTTACATTGCTGGACAAAAACCTCGCAACAAATTAATACATGAACAACCCTCAGGCATTGTTAAAACTGCCTGCAACTATAAATACATTAAATCAATATGGCCTGAATTTGATTGGTATATAGAAAGTGGTGATTATTACGTGGGGGTACAAACAAAAAGAGGTTGTCCTCATAATTGCTGTTTCTGTGTTTACACAGTTGTTGAGGGGAAAAAGGTTCGGGTTAATCCTGTAAAGGAGGTTATCGAAGAAATGAAGCAATTATATGATATTGGAGTACGGGGATTTTGGTTCACTGATGCACAGTTTATTCCAGCCAAAAAACATATTCAAGATGCAAAAACACTTTTGCAAGCAATTAAGGATCAAGGCTGGGACGATATTAATTGGGCTGCATACATCAGAGCAGATAATATTGATGCTGAGCTAGCTCAGCTTATGGTTGATACAGGTATGAGTTATTTTGAAATAGGTATCACGTCGGGATCGCAAGAACTAGTTAAAAAAATGAGATTAGCGTATAACCTTGAAACTGTATTAAATAATTGCAGAATGCTAGTCAAATCAGGTTTTAAGAATCATGTTTCAGTCAATTATTCATTTAATGTTTTTGATGAAACGCCCAGCACCATAAGACAAACAATTGCTTACCATAGAGAATTAGAAAATATTTTTGGTAAAGGCTTAGTTGATCCAGCTATATTCTTTATAGGTTTGCAACCTCACACTCTTCTTGAGAAGTACGCCTTGGAACATAAAATTTTGAAGCCAAATTATAATCCAATGAGCATGATGCCCTGGACAGCGAGAAAACTTCTTTGGAATCCAGGCTCACTAGGGAAAAAACTTGGTCAAGTTTGCTTAGAAGCTTTTGACAATCCTGACGACGAATTTGGCAAAACAGTTATCGACATTCTTGAGAGAGAATATGGAAAGTGCTCCTTAAAAGAATCCCTAAAAGTTCGTCCTTTATCAGAAAGGAAATTAGCTCACTCTAAAAAATAA
- a CDS encoding DUF3493 domain-containing protein, whose product MSKIDPKLRNKLLKESQAPYKGLRRVLWIAFSGSAFLGLLIMLTRIASGTELQQNNLLIQLGACVIFPTLLIFDRNKD is encoded by the coding sequence ATGTCAAAAATAGATCCTAAATTGAGAAATAAATTATTAAAGGAATCCCAAGCTCCTTATAAGGGATTAAGAAGAGTATTGTGGATAGCTTTTAGCGGTTCTGCATTTTTGGGACTTTTAATTATGCTTACCAGAATTGCAAGCGGAACTGAATTACAGCAAAATAACCTTCTCATTCAGTTGGGTGCTTGTGTAATATTTCCTACTTTATTAATCTTTGACAGAAATAAAGATTAA